The Pirellulales bacterium genome has a window encoding:
- a CDS encoding GNAT family N-acetyltransferase, with product MDNQIEIIEADLARADHQRDIVALTAAYALDPMGNAGPLPDDVLARLIPGLKSHPTTLIFLAYVDGQAVGIATCFRGFSTFFAKPLINIHDLAVLPAHRGRGIGRQLLKRIEMSARESGCCKVTLEVQENNTRARRLYEDSGYAQAVYGEPAGGALFYTKAP from the coding sequence ATGGATAATCAGATCGAGATCATCGAGGCCGACTTGGCGCGAGCGGATCATCAGCGGGACATCGTCGCGCTGACGGCCGCGTACGCTCTCGACCCGATGGGCAACGCCGGACCGCTGCCGGACGACGTGCTTGCCCGGCTGATCCCCGGGCTGAAGAGCCATCCGACGACATTGATCTTCCTGGCATACGTCGACGGCCAAGCGGTGGGAATCGCGACCTGCTTCCGCGGCTTTTCGACATTTTTCGCCAAGCCGCTCATCAACATCCATGATCTTGCCGTGTTGCCGGCGCACCGCGGCCGCGGAATCGGCCGCCAGTTGCTCAAGCGAATCGAGATGTCGGCAAGGGAAAGCGGGTGCTGCAAAGTGACGCTTGAGGTCCAAGAGAACAACACTCGGGCGCGACGGTTGTACGAAGATTCCGGTTACGCTCAAGCCGTCTACGGCGAACCCGCGGGCGGCGCGCTCTTCTACACGAAGGCGCCTTGA
- a CDS encoding Uma2 family endonuclease — protein MNPKTAATVDDLYLVPGKAELVGGEIVMMSPTGGIPAEVALRIGASLLRYTERTKTGHAVGDNAGFVVDLPDRKSFSPDAAYFVGHSSMKFIDGAPAFAVEVRSEGDYGPAAEEEMAGKRADYFTAGTQVVWDVDLQSPDAVRVYRSGDPDHPTIYRRGQLAEAEPAVPEWTMPVDDLFPA, from the coding sequence ATGAATCCGAAAACCGCAGCCACTGTCGATGACCTGTACCTAGTGCCGGGCAAAGCCGAGCTAGTCGGAGGAGAAATCGTGATGATGTCGCCGACCGGCGGAATTCCCGCAGAAGTTGCTTTGAGGATCGGCGCGAGCCTGCTGCGATACACGGAGCGAACAAAGACCGGACATGCCGTTGGCGACAATGCAGGATTCGTCGTCGATTTGCCGGATCGTAAGTCGTTTAGTCCCGACGCCGCTTATTTTGTCGGCCACTCCAGTATGAAATTCATCGACGGCGCTCCCGCATTTGCCGTGGAAGTCCGCAGCGAAGGCGACTACGGTCCGGCCGCCGAAGAGGAGATGGCCGGCAAGCGGGCCGACTATTTCACCGCCGGCACGCAAGTCGTCTGGGACGTGGATTTGCAAAGCCCCGACGCGGTCCGCGTCTATCGCTCCGGCGATCCCGATCACCCGACGATCTACCGCCGAGGCCAACTTGCCGAAGCCGAACCCGCTGTGCCGGAATGGACGATGCCGGTGGACGACCTGTTTCCGGCGTGA